DNA from Oscillatoria salina IIICB1:
TGGCTGGTTTGTCCTGCAATTGCAAATCTGGAAAATTTGCTGAAACAGCGCCGAGATTGGAAAATTAACTAAAAAGGGAATAAATAAATTAAGTACCATTAAGTTAATTTGGTAAATATGGATGCTGCAACAGAAACAAAAGCAACTACAACCAATGGACGAACACCCGTAGTCCAAACTTGGGAGTTGACCAAGGTTTATCGCACTGGTTTTTTCATGAATCAAAAGGTAGAATCCTTGACAAACTGTACCTTGACGGTGTATGAAGGAGAAACCTTTGGTTTACTTGGACCAAACGGAGCAGGTAAAACCACCTTATTAAAGATATTGTTGGGAATTATCCAGCGTACATCAGGAAGGGGAGTTTTACTAGGAAATCCAATTGGCGATCGCGCAGTTAAGCAACGTATCGGCTATCTCCCAGAAAATGCTTACTTCTACGATTATCTAACCGCTTGGGAATTTTTGCATTTCGTCGCTGGATTATTTAAACTTCCGCGCAACGTGCAGCAACAACGCATCCCAGAACTTTTAGACTTAGTAGGATTAGATCGAACTACAGCCAAGAAAAAGCAGCTACGCAAGTATTCTAAAGGAATGCTGCAAAGAGTTGGCATGGCACAAGCTTTAATTAACGATCCCGAAGTCGTTTTTCTCGACGAACCCATGTCCGGACTCGATCCTACTGGACGCTACCGGATTCGAGAAATTATACTGTCCTTGAAAGAACAAGGCAAGACAGTATTTTTCAACTCGCACATTTTAGCCGATGTCGAACAAATTTGCGATCGCGTTGCCATTCTCGCACGTGGAGAGTTAATCTGTATTGGTTCTCTTGACGAACTGCTCGGTATTGGCGAAACTTATCACGTTAAAGGTAAAGGCGGAAATATCGATATTCTCAAGAGTTGGTTAGAAAATATTGGTTTTGAACAAGATACGTGGTATGGTCAACTCAAAGGATCTCCCCAAGAGTTTCTCGCCAATCTTAGCTTAATGAATGCTCAATTGATCGGCATGAATCTCGCTCGTACTTCCTTAGAAGAATTCTTTATGCAACAATTATTCTCGCGAGGTATTGATTCTACTCGCTAACCAACGAACTCCAACCTTTGCAGGATGCTAGTGAGGTAAAAACAAGTGAAACAGTTAGCACCTTAGCAGTTTATACTCTAATTCCTTCCCTTTGTCTCCCTTGTCCTCCCCCTCTTCCTTGTCTCAAATCTCTACTGATAACTGATAACTGCTCAGGTGAAAACCCCCTCTCCCAATTCCCAGTCCCCAATTCCTGTAAATTTAGCAACTACTTGAAAATAAAAGTAAATAAATTGCCTAAAATAATTAATACTGGTAATTGTTTCTTAATATTTTTGTCCAAAATGATTCATTCGCATGGTAGAGGCAATCGAGCTTAGAATTTCTTTACACTAGACCTATAAGTTAATAAATGTCGTTTGTAGTAGTTAAAAGTTACGTCTATGTTGTCTTGCCAGCAGCCAGTCCTCCAAGTTCTCGTTGTTGATGACCACGAACTAACTCGGTTTACTCTCAAGTTAGCACTTGCCAGTAAGAGAAACATCGAATTAGTCGGTCTTGCAACCAACGGTCAAGAAGCAGTAGATATGGTCGAGCGCTATCACCCAGATGTGATTGTTCTCGACCTACAAATGCCAGTAATGGATGGCTTAAGTGCCTCTAATCTGATCAAAAAAATAGCACCTAGCACTCAAATTATCGCCTACTCTTCGGTGGAAGATGCTCAAGGGGAAGCGAAGACCAAAAAAGCTCACATTGACGCCTTCTGTCAAAAAGACACTCCCACAGAAAGTTTAATAAATTTAATCGAACAGTTAGGAGAGCGATCGCTCGCTCATCAATAACGAGGATCTTCAATTCTCAAACCAAGAGCGATCGGCGTTAGGCGAACAAATCTACTCCCTCTCCAACAGAGATTTAGCCAATTCCTCTTTCTTCGGGAAAGGTTTGTTCAAATTCCTCAACTAACTCATCCAATTCTTCGAGAGCCTGATCTACATCAATTCTCAGGGTGCCTAAGTTAGGTTGTTCTAGCAATTTGACCAAAAAATCACGCTTACTAGCCATTTGGACAACTCTTTGTTTAATCGTTTCTTTATTCATCATCAAATTTATCTCGAAAAAGCCTACTCTAGTTACTCTATAGTTTTAGCGTAGAAAGGGAGGTCGTTTGCGACTGGTACTAGACTTATTTTTTATCGTTTCAGCAATAAAGCGCTTAAACGCCTTCTCGCGGTTTTTCATAAAAGCAGACCAAAATCCTGGTTGAAACTCATCCATAGTTTTGGCTAAAGCCCAAACATCTACAGCCAAAATGTTATGCAAAGTTTCATCCTCCTGCTGGAGGGACTTGATCTGCTCGAGTAGGATGCGACTCTTATTTTTAGCAGTTTCAGGATCTTTGTGGTTAACCATGTTCGCGAGCAGAGCTTGAGTGAGTAGAGTAGACAATAACGGTCAACTCCTGTATCGATCCTAGGCGATCTCGTTCTAATTCCCTAAAGTTTGCTTAGGAGAGGGGTTTTGAGCAAGGAAGAGTGAAACATATTTATTATTAAGAGACAATAAAAGTTCAACTAATTATTTTCGGTGTGATATTTTAATCTATGTTACGTCAATTTCCTTTAGCATCAATAGGTTTGGTTGTAGGTGGATGCTTGACCGTTATCGGATTACTGGCTTACGCTACTGGCAATGCTACCCTGAATTTAGTAGGTTTTTTCTACGGAATTCCGGTTCTTCTAGGCGGTTTAGCGCTCAAAGCTGCTGAACTAAAACCAGTACCCTACAGTGAAGCAACTTCTCCTAACATTTTGGCTTTACGCGAACAACAAGCCACACCAATTCAAAATCAAATTCGCAAAGACGTTACCCGCTATCGTTATGGTCAAGAAGCTCATTTAGAAGAGTCTTTGTCACGTTTGGGTTTAAGTCCCACTGACGAAGAAAGACCAGTTCTGCGATCGCTGCGGGAAACTGAGGTGAATGGTAATTATACTTTAGTCTTAGAATTTGAGTCGCCGTTAGTTTCTCTAGATAGTTGGTCTGAAAAGGAGGAAAAAATTGCTAAATTCTTCGGTCCGGGAATTAGGGTAAATTTAAGTCAACCTGAAGAAGATCGAGTCGATCTGGCTTTGATTGCTTTACCAGGATAATGGGGAGGTGGGGACTGGGGACTGGGGACTGGGGACTGGGGACTGGGGACTGGGGACTGGGGA
Protein-coding regions in this window:
- a CDS encoding ABC transporter ATP-binding protein; the protein is MDAATETKATTTNGRTPVVQTWELTKVYRTGFFMNQKVESLTNCTLTVYEGETFGLLGPNGAGKTTLLKILLGIIQRTSGRGVLLGNPIGDRAVKQRIGYLPENAYFYDYLTAWEFLHFVAGLFKLPRNVQQQRIPELLDLVGLDRTTAKKKQLRKYSKGMLQRVGMAQALINDPEVVFLDEPMSGLDPTGRYRIREIILSLKEQGKTVFFNSHILADVEQICDRVAILARGELICIGSLDELLGIGETYHVKGKGGNIDILKSWLENIGFEQDTWYGQLKGSPQEFLANLSLMNAQLIGMNLARTSLEEFFMQQLFSRGIDSTR
- a CDS encoding response regulator; translation: MLSCQQPVLQVLVVDDHELTRFTLKLALASKRNIELVGLATNGQEAVDMVERYHPDVIVLDLQMPVMDGLSASNLIKKIAPSTQIIAYSSVEDAQGEAKTKKAHIDAFCQKDTPTESLINLIEQLGERSLAHQ
- a CDS encoding DUF2854 domain-containing protein gives rise to the protein MLRQFPLASIGLVVGGCLTVIGLLAYATGNATLNLVGFFYGIPVLLGGLALKAAELKPVPYSEATSPNILALREQQATPIQNQIRKDVTRYRYGQEAHLEESLSRLGLSPTDEERPVLRSLRETEVNGNYTLVLEFESPLVSLDSWSEKEEKIAKFFGPGIRVNLSQPEEDRVDLALIALPG